The following are encoded in a window of Mycobacterium decipiens genomic DNA:
- a CDS encoding sulfotransferase domain-containing protein has translation MAVTSRAVYRSWISDNQRWDALELREGDVVISAPSKCGVTLTQRLVSLLIFNGPDLPAPLSVVSPWLDRTVRPIEEVVATLNAQDHRRFIKTHTPLDGLVLDDRVIYLGVGRDPRDAAMSELFQWDNMNHTSLDRMGTRPDAHCDPSPGQAFRAWMEGPIMPPERPSVPPEGTGPLPPAKHMGSLSNILHHFNTVWSRRQRPNVAMFHYADYRADLAGELVRLAATLGLDLGRDRAEELAQHATLDSMREHAAALAPESTEGIWRSNERFFRAGGSGEWQQYFNEHVYRRYYHRINELAPPDLLAWAHEGRQGCDPAN, from the coding sequence ATGGCGGTGACCAGCCGAGCCGTGTATCGCTCGTGGATCAGCGACAACCAACGTTGGGACGCGCTGGAATTGCGGGAGGGGGACGTCGTCATCTCCGCGCCGTCGAAGTGCGGCGTGACATTGACTCAGCGGCTGGTGTCGCTGCTCATCTTCAACGGGCCCGATTTGCCGGCGCCCCTGTCGGTGGTGTCGCCGTGGCTCGATAGGACCGTCCGACCGATCGAAGAGGTCGTGGCCACCCTCAACGCCCAGGACCACCGTCGGTTCATCAAGACGCATACGCCGCTGGACGGCCTCGTGCTCGACGACCGCGTCATCTACCTTGGCGTGGGCCGCGATCCGCGCGATGCTGCCATGTCGGAACTGTTCCAGTGGGACAACATGAACCACACCAGCCTCGACCGGATGGGGACCCGGCCGGATGCCCACTGCGACCCCAGCCCGGGTCAGGCGTTCCGGGCCTGGATGGAGGGACCGATCATGCCGCCCGAGCGGCCAAGCGTGCCGCCGGAGGGGACGGGGCCCCTGCCCCCGGCGAAGCACATGGGCTCGCTGTCCAACATCCTCCATCACTTCAATACGGTCTGGTCCCGGCGCCAGCGGCCCAACGTGGCGATGTTCCACTACGCCGACTACCGGGCGGACCTCGCGGGTGAGCTCGTCCGCCTCGCTGCGACACTCGGTCTTGATCTCGGTCGCGATCGCGCCGAGGAACTGGCGCAGCACGCCACACTCGATTCCATGCGCGAACACGCCGCAGCTCTCGCCCCCGAATCCACCGAAGGCATTTGGCGCAGCAACGAGCGCTTCTTCCGGGCCGGCGGCAGCGGCGAATGGCAGCAATACTTCAACGAGCACGTGTATCGGCGCTACTACCACCGCATCAACGAGCTGGCCCCACCGGATCTGCTGGCCTGGGCACACGAGGGCCGCCAGGGCTGCGACCCAGCCAACTGA
- a CDS encoding type III polyketide synthase codes for MNSSAEGGARRRADEGHEVDLAQLPPAPPTTVAVIEGIATEAPRRVINQSDVADRVADLFVDPVQRERIPRVYQKTRITTRRMAVDPLDAGFDGLRQRPGTIRDRMNLFYEHGVPLAVQASRRALAGVEHRVDEIGLLVFVTSTGFIAPGVDVAIVKELGLSRSISRVVVNFMGCAAAMNAIRTATNYVRAHPAMKALVVCIELCSVNAVFADDINDVVIHSLFGDGCAALVIGASQVQEKLEPGKVVIRNSFSQLLDDAEDGIVLGVNHNGITCELSENLPDYIYSGVAPVVTEMLWDNGLQKSDIDLWAIHPGGPKIIEQSVRSLGISAELAAQSWDILGRFGNMLSVSLIFVLETMVQQAESAKGISTGVAFAFAPGVTVEGMLFDIIRR; via the coding sequence ATGAACAGCTCAGCTGAGGGCGGCGCGCGGCGCCGGGCCGACGAGGGGCACGAGGTTGACCTTGCCCAATTGCCGCCGGCTCCGCCGACTACGGTGGCGGTGATTGAAGGCATTGCGACGGAGGCACCGCGTCGGGTGATCAACCAGTCCGACGTCGCCGACCGTGTTGCCGACCTCTTCGTTGATCCGGTTCAGCGGGAACGGATTCCGCGGGTGTATCAAAAGACGCGGATCACCACGCGCCGCATGGCGGTTGACCCGCTCGACGCCGGCTTCGATGGGCTCCGCCAACGTCCGGGAACGATCCGGGATCGGATGAACCTGTTCTACGAGCATGGTGTTCCGCTCGCGGTGCAGGCGAGCAGGCGGGCCCTGGCCGGCGTTGAGCACCGGGTGGACGAGATCGGGCTGCTGGTGTTCGTCACCAGCACCGGATTCATCGCGCCGGGCGTGGATGTCGCGATTGTCAAAGAGCTGGGGCTGTCCCGGTCGATATCACGCGTTGTGGTCAACTTCATGGGATGCGCCGCGGCGATGAATGCCATCCGCACTGCCACCAACTATGTTCGTGCCCACCCGGCTATGAAGGCACTGGTGGTGTGTATCGAATTATGCTCGGTGAACGCTGTTTTCGCCGATGACATCAACGACGTCGTCATTCACAGCTTGTTTGGCGACGGGTGTGCAGCGTTGGTGATCGGCGCCAGCCAGGTTCAGGAGAAGCTCGAGCCAGGCAAGGTGGTTATCCGCAACAGTTTCAGCCAGCTGCTCGACGACGCCGAAGACGGCATCGTGCTTGGCGTCAATCACAACGGCATCACGTGCGAGCTGTCCGAGAATCTTCCGGACTACATCTACAGTGGCGTCGCGCCGGTGGTCACAGAGATGTTATGGGACAACGGATTACAAAAGTCTGATATCGATCTCTGGGCGATCCATCCGGGTGGCCCCAAGATCATCGAACAGTCGGTGCGCTCGCTGGGGATCTCCGCGGAGCTGGCGGCGCAGAGCTGGGACATACTCGGCCGGTTCGGCAACATGCTCAGCGTATCGCTGATCTTTGTGCTGGAAACGATGGTGCAGCAGGCGGAGTCGGCGAAAGGCATCTCGACGGGGGTGGCGTTCGCGTTCGCGCCGGGGGTCACCGTCGAAGGCATGCTGTTCGACATCATCCGGCGATGA
- a CDS encoding sulfotransferase domain-containing protein, producing the protein MYRSWMSDNLRWDALELRAGDIIISAPPKCGTTWTQRLISLLVFDGPDLPGPLPLVSPWLDLTAQPVEMVVAALGAQNHRRFIKTHTPLDGLLPDDRVTYIGVGRDPRDAAVSMLMDHDRMRALREAAGPPGEPFPPIRRDFGGEFGPLDVLRTWIEGPIAATEGIASLATILHHFNSVWSRRHQPNVAVFHYADYQADLVGELVRLAAVLGIALGRDRGEELAEHATLDAMRAHARELAPRATPGVRPRHQQRSDDPFFRVGGRGQWRQIFTEAEHRRYSERAAELAGQLGGPEFLAWAHAGRSGNDTAVDRGNSWR; encoded by the coding sequence ATGTACCGCTCGTGGATGAGCGACAACCTGCGTTGGGACGCGCTGGAATTGCGAGCCGGCGACATTATCATCTCCGCGCCACCGAAGTGCGGCACCACCTGGACACAGCGGCTGATTTCCTTGCTCGTTTTCGATGGGCCGGACCTGCCGGGTCCGTTGCCGCTGGTATCACCGTGGCTCGACCTGACCGCCCAACCGGTCGAAATGGTTGTCGCAGCGCTCGGCGCCCAGAACCACCGACGGTTCATCAAAACCCACACGCCACTGGACGGCCTCTTGCCCGATGATCGCGTCACCTATATCGGAGTGGGCCGCGATCCGCGCGATGCCGCAGTTTCGATGCTGATGGACCATGACCGGATGCGGGCCCTGCGTGAGGCCGCTGGGCCGCCCGGCGAGCCCTTCCCCCCCATTCGCCGCGACTTTGGCGGCGAGTTCGGCCCGCTCGACGTCCTCCGAACCTGGATAGAGGGGCCGATCGCAGCCACTGAGGGGATAGCGTCGCTGGCCACCATCCTGCACCACTTCAACTCGGTCTGGTCCCGGCGCCACCAGCCCAACGTGGCGGTGTTCCACTACGCCGACTACCAGGCGGACCTCGTGGGCGAGCTGGTCCGTCTCGCCGCGGTCCTCGGAATCGCTCTGGGGCGAGATCGTGGCGAGGAACTCGCCGAGCACGCCACTCTTGACGCCATGCGCGCTCACGCCCGAGAACTCGCCCCCAGGGCCACTCCCGGCGTTCGGCCGAGGCACCAGCAGCGTAGCGACGACCCATTCTTCCGGGTCGGTGGCCGCGGACAGTGGCGACAAATCTTCACCGAGGCCGAGCATCGGCGCTATTCCGAGCGCGCAGCCGAGTTGGCTGGTCAGCTGGGTGGGCCGGAGTTCCTCGCCTGGGCGCACGCGGGCCGTAGCGGCAACGACACTGCCGTGGACAGGGGCAACTCATGGCGGTGA
- a CDS encoding class I SAM-dependent methyltransferase, whose translation MQRLDFDALYRGESPGGGLPPVTTPPWDTKAPKDNVVTWQSNGWVHGDVLDIGCGLGDNAIYLAANGHNVTGLDIAPTALRTAERRAKDAGVEVKFAVADSTRLDGYTAAFDTVIDSGMFHCLNDDGKRRYAAAVHRATRPGATLLLSCFSDANPPDDEWPRPSVSEQTLRDVLGGAGWGITSLEPATVRRELDGIEVEMAFWYVRAQRR comes from the coding sequence CTGCAGCGCCTCGATTTCGACGCCCTCTACCGCGGAGAAAGCCCAGGTGGAGGCCTCCCGCCGGTGACGACCCCACCCTGGGATACCAAGGCGCCCAAGGACAATGTGGTCACCTGGCAGAGCAACGGCTGGGTACACGGCGATGTTCTCGACATCGGCTGCGGGCTTGGCGACAACGCGATCTATCTCGCCGCCAACGGACACAACGTGACCGGGCTGGACATTGCACCGACCGCGCTAAGAACCGCCGAACGGCGGGCCAAGGACGCCGGGGTGGAGGTGAAGTTCGCGGTGGCCGACTCCACCAGGCTCGACGGCTACACCGCCGCATTCGACACGGTCATCGACAGCGGGATGTTCCACTGCCTCAACGATGACGGCAAGCGCAGGTACGCCGCCGCGGTGCACCGGGCCACCCGACCCGGCGCCACCCTGTTGCTCAGCTGCTTCTCCGACGCGAATCCACCCGACGACGAATGGCCGCGGCCGTCGGTGTCCGAACAGACGCTGCGCGACGTCCTCGGCGGCGCGGGCTGGGGCATCACATCGCTGGAGCCCGCCACGGTGCGCCGCGAACTGGACGGCATCGAAGTCGAGATGGCGTTCTGGTATGTCCGAGCCCAGCGGCGCTGA